GAGTCCAGCGGTTCTGCGGGTCACAGCTTCACGTTTCATGGATGTTTAATAAAGTGAGTGTAGGTCACAGGAACGAGCCGGGGCGGGACAGAACCACGCACCGGGCGCGGTAGTGAAACCTAATCCCGGCCCCTGGGGGTCTGAAGGGCCCCGGGCCAGACTACTCGATCAGCCCTCCTCTTATTGTGTCGGAGGAGACGGCGGGGctcatttctctgctgctgacacacaccgGAGGACCGGGAGCCGACCGGACTCAACCCGACACTTCACACCGCGAGACGGAGCAGACAGACACCGGTCTCCATGTCCTCTGTGTCGGTGTCCTCTCAGGTAAGCCCGTGCTGCCGGACCGAGCAGGTACAGCTTCTAATTATCTTTAGTCTTTAAGTTTTGCTCGAAAAACCCGATGTTCCCATTTTGTTCGTCTGGGTTTCGACCCGCCGCGCGTTCTCAAAACCGCGGACCAAATTCCATTTAAAATATGACCATTTTAAGATTTCGTCGGTATCGACCCACACACATATCAACGATACACCAACATGGTTAGTGTTCTGTAACTGTGTGACACACTGTTAAGTTCGGCTCAGACGGAGTGTTGGAGGCAGGTCGTACTTCAACAGAACCTGAACTTTGACTTTCACCTCGCTGCGTTTTCTGCCATCTTTTGGCGTTCAGTGCGCCATGTTGCTCGGTTCAGATCCATGTGACACTGTGAGGACAGTAAAGATGATCAGAACCAAAGTTCATGGACCATTCATATCCCGAATTTAGCAGAAGGTGgattattataaaataaacatcataaaTCAGGTCTTAAAATACTGAATGTGCCGATTTGCTATTCCGctttaaatgttgtgattttttgaatggagtctggttgATGGCGTTGTTGCCACAGAAGCGACAGGACCAGATTTGGATCTGCTGATCTCCGTTTTAAAGACTTCATATAGTTAATTATTAACTAGTTATTAGTTTACGTGATGATCAtttgagctgcagcttcacttcatGTCTCAGCCTCAAATAATCAGCTCAGAGCTGTCTGCTGTTTCCTGAGGTTCAACATGGAGTCTggaacaggcaggcaggcaggcagacaggcaggcagacaggcaggcaggcaggcaggcaggcagtcaggcagacaggcaggcaggcaggcaggcaggcaggcaggcagacagacaggcagacaggcaggcaggcagacaggcaggcagacaggcaggagcagtgtttgtcagtttgGCCTGGGGCAGTGTGCAGGCCGCGGggcagagacagagctgcagccgcCTCCTGTTCACCTTTCATGCTTCACAGCTTCTTTAAAAccaacagacaggcagagagacagacaggcagagggaggaggggctCAGTTAAACCTCCCCCCCCAGgtcatcttcatcctctgtctcatcatcatcatcatcgtgaTGATCAAGagcctcagcagctgcagctgacaggtCAGATACTGCACACGAGTACAAGtactgcagacagcagagaggaagaacagcggacgaagaggaggatgagaagagaACTTGGTGGTCGTCATGGACATGAAGGTCTCCCTCtctcgtcctcagcaggtctcgtcctcagcaggtctCGTCCTCAGCAGGACCTGTCCTCAGCAGGACCTGTCCTCAGCAGGACCTGTCCTCAGCAGGtctcgtcctcagcaggtctCGTCCTCAGCAGGACCTGTCCTCAGCAGGACCTGTCCTCAGCAGGTCTCGTCCTCAGCAGGACCTGTCCTCAGCAGGTCTCGTCCTCAGCAGGTGgaccaaagtgtttttaaacaaacaggaaatggtTGGATGAACCTCCatgtgtggagcagcagagaagcAGTGCCTTCTGGGAAATTAAGTCAAATCAATCTCTAGTAGCTCAGAGGGGTGAAGGTGCAAGTCAGACCTCATATAGTCCTGGTTCTTCAGTCCTGGTTCTTCAGCCCTGGTTCTTCAGTCCTGGTTCTTCAGCTTTATGTGTGTCTGCGTTGACTCTGTTGAAGCTCACCTGTCATGAGGCGTGCTGAGCTCAGGTGTGTTCTGACCTGTCCTTGCCTGTCAGGAGGGGCGGAGCATGTCCAGGATGTCTCTGAGCCGTTCACCCTCGTCCCCGATGACCGCCCAGGGCATCCCGTCACCCGCCCAGCTCACCAAGGCCAACGCCCCGGTCCACATTGACGTGGGAGGGCACATGTACACCAGCAGCCTGGCAACGCTCACCAAATACCCCGAGTCCAGGTGAGTCCACCGGCAGCACACCTGTGGTGTGTTCATCAATTTATGCAGCTACAAACTAATGAATGTGCTGCGTGTGAAATAACACGTCatcatttatatgtttattttgtgtatcTGAGTCTGAAGAGTAACTTAAGTTACATGTAACAGAGGGAGGGTCCAGTCTGAGAGTGGAGGAGTACCGAGAGATGCTCGAGTTCACTACAAAGTTACTTTCCACCAATGCAGAGACAGTCTGTCATCGTGATCACAGCTGATCTCAGATCAGTAACTTCCTGTCAGtggtttgtgtctctgcagtaaCTTTCACTACGATCAGATTCATGATCAGTTTGATCCGCTTTAAAACAAAcgtgaaggaaagaaaaataatatcgatttcttattttacatcagacgtgatggtgtgtgtgtgtgtgtgtgtgtgtgtgtgtcagtagaAGAGGACAACCTCCTGTCTGacagtctgtctgactgtctgactgactgtctgtctgtctgtctgcctgactgtctgtctgtctgactgtctgactgactgactgtctgtctgtctgtctgactgactgtctgtctgtctgtctgactgactgactgtctgtctgactgactgactgtctgtctgtctgtctgtctgactgactgactgtctgactgtctgcctgactgtctgtctgtctgactgtctgtctgtctgtctgactgactgactgtctgcctgtctgcctgactgtctgtctgtctgtctgtctgtctgcctgactgtctgtctgtctgtctgtctgtctgtctgtctgactgactgactgtctgcctgtctgcctgtctgcctgtctgcctgactgtctgtctgtctgcctgtctgtctgcctgtctgtctgtccttcagcGTCTTCTGTCGTGTCTCTGCAGGATCGGTCGTCTGTTTAGCGGCACTGAGCCGATCGTGTTGGACAGTCTGAAGCAGCACTACTTCATCGACAGAGACGGAGACATCTTCCGCTACATCCTCAGCTTCCTGCGCACCTGCAAACTGCTGCTGCCCGAAGACTTTAAGGTAAACCAGGATCTTTGATCACGTGATCATTGATCATCTGAACAGGTCAAAATTCTGATTTCTACACACTCACATCCTGCAGTGAGTTAGCATCAGATGTAAACAGTGTGTCGACATCATGTTGTTGGAAAGTGATGGAGAGTAAACTGAGAAACAGTGACAAGAGAAAGTTTGACTAAATTCTGTAAAGATTCGGAGTAAAAGTTGATTTATAGAAACGCTACCATCACCCAGCTGCAGccactctgttgttgttgttattataattaataaataacaatagTTGTTATTAATCTCACAACATGTATGATTTCTAATAACATGAAGACAAAAGTCAAAGCATAAATTAAGCAAACAGTTTACTGCTGCAACCCTGCATGACAATGatgacagcaacaacacaatgaTGACAAcacaataagaaaacaacacctttaaccacacacacacacacacacacatttagtaAAACACACAGGTTTTAccaaatgactgtgtgtgtgtgcgtgtgcgtgtgtgtggttaaCGGTGCTGCCTGGTCTTCTGTTCAGGACGACTAAACGCCTGCAGACAAAACCTCTTTATAAAACATCTCACCCTCACTACCAgccgggggaggaggggggaggagggggaggaggcctTTGATATAGTGTGAGGCCTGAGGCCAACAGCAGCTCCGTCAGCAGCAGGGTGGAGTAAAAAAagacttcctccacctctcctccttttATTCTTCAGATCCACATCAACAGAGTCAGAACTCAGGGTTtgatctgtttctctctctcttctctgtcctcctccgtCAGGACTTCCCTCAGCTGTACGAGGAGGCTCGGTTCTACCAGCTGACTCCAATGGTTCGGGAGCTGGAGCGATGGCAGGTGGAGCGAGAGTCCCAGCGGGCTCCACCCTGTGAGTGTCTTGTGGTTCGCGTCACTCCTGATCTTGGCGAGAGGATCGCGCTGAGTGGAGAGAAGGTTCTGATCGAGGAGATCTTCCCCGAAACCGGAGACGTCATGTGTAACTCCGTCAACGCCGGCTGGAACCAGGACCCCACCCACGTCATCCGCTTCCCCCTCAACGGCTACTGCAGACTCAACTCTGTGCAGGTGAGGCCACACCTGACCAGACTGTTTGCTAGAGTTAAATGAAGTGAACTCATTAAGACAGCAGATCAATAACTGATCACgttttggttttcagttaaTGTGAagcatcagtttgtttttgcgATAACTGATGACGTCACGTTCAGCAGTTCAAACCCAGTTTCTTCTCACCTGCAGAGCTTTTGATCCACCTGGACAGTTCTGGTGTGAGGTGTGCAGGTCTGAGCTGCATGTGGCgctcaaagagacaaaaacacatttgaaaaactcaacgATGTCTCTTTCCAAGACAACACAGTTATTGAAAGATGATCCAGTTTCTTGTgagcagttttctgttttctttgtgcatCACTAAGAGAACGAAGAGCTCCGTCACTCCTGGACAAGAGACTCATGACAGCACTGAGCTGTACCTttagttagcttagctagctagcccCTTGTTCATGGGTAAATGTGGAAGAAGAGGCAGAGTGTacacaacagcaccagactcccttaacaaatgtgtcagtttagtgagttgttgagttggagacactttataaactctgtgaaactctgtctctgactcattctgcattatttggaccttcttgttcattcagcaaatgttctacatgaacttctttctgtctttgagtagaaacatggagtctgtctCAGAGATGGACAAGCAGGGGGTGACATCAGATCACAGGTGGTCACTCAGACGCAGGTTAATGTAGCTGTGAACTGACGCACTGAGATGAACACTGATCAGATCACTGCAGTCTCACCTGCAGATTAcctgaaacactcacacacctgctgtccgtctgtctgtagGTCCTGGAGCGTCTGTTTCAGAAGGGCTTCAGCATCAAGGCGTCCTGCGGCGGAGGCGTCGACTCGTCCCAGTTCAGCGAGTACATCCTGTGTCGTGAGCTGCGGCACAGCCAGTCCATCTCCACCACCCCGGTCCGGATCAAACAGGAACCTCTGGACTGAacttcacttttacttttttaaatatattattaatggTGCGTTCTTCACATCTGGAGCTGCAAATGTCTCCAGTCAGCTGAAAACTCAACAGGAACCTTCTGTAGACTCCAGATCAGATGCGACACAAACTGACGTGTAAATATTTGTACTGAGAACATCTTTGATACAACAGCGTGAatattgtctctgtgtgaacaaatgATGGAACGGTCATTTTTATAAGTGCGTTAGGACACCGCAGGGTGCTTAATGTAATTCTTTTTATAAAActgccattttgaaaatgtatatttaaatgtatttgttagcTTACTTTGTGTCACTATTTTTCAtcagataaacagacaaacGTCTCTGCTGTCCTGGTTTTTAAATCCAGATGAACTCAAACTTTCTTCTTTAtcaatttctttatttcattttttttgcaaaggtACAAACAACTGTAAAATTGCATTGCCTGAAATGCGTCAGGATTGAATACAGAATGTAGGAAATATAAATAGTCGCAAAAATTGTGTCCTTCCAACAGATGATGGTTAATCCAGACGCCCCAGACTCTGACTGAATATACAGTACACCACAGCTTCAGTTAGCAGGTAGAGCTACATACTATACAAACCAAATGCCCCgtatgagggaaaaaaagacatttaaagcgTTAAAAACCTTCAATGTACACAAACCTTTCCaaaaaatcatcttaaaaactTTCAACAGCAAACCAGGAAgcaaaactgcattttcatCTACGCTGACAAATTCATGTTAACGAGGTCGACGCTGCAGACGTGAACTTAAGGAAAACCACACGTCAGCCgggatgaagagagaggaggaggaggaggaggatgaagaggaaccTGCAGGAATGTTATTTGATGTGAAGCTTCATGTTTGTAGCCTGAGTGAGTTAACTGGAGGAGAACCAGCTCCCTGTGATGAAGAACTGAACCTGAAGTGGTTCTGACAGGAGCAGCTCAACATGCAGAGACGTCTTCACACTGACCCACCCTCATATCTGCACAGAACACATGAAGCccctgttagcttagcacaaagactggaaacagcaggGTTAAGAACCAGTCCTCCCTCCATGTGAGTGCTTTCATTATTGTTCGAACTGTTCCGTAATGAAGACCGGAGgcagaaacagctgctggacttATATGATGATATTCACAGGAAACTTTCCTCGAGTGATTTAAcatttgtgacatcatcaccataTAAAGTCTATGGACCGAGCGAGAACGAGTGGGCGGGGCCAGCGGGGGAAAACTACCATGTATGTGGTGGGTCACAGAACCGGGAAGTAAACCTGGAA
This sequence is a window from Acanthopagrus latus isolate v.2019 chromosome 8, fAcaLat1.1, whole genome shotgun sequence. Protein-coding genes within it:
- the LOC119023818 gene encoding BTB/POZ domain-containing protein kctd15-like isoform X2, which produces MSRMSLSRSPSSPMTAQGIPSPAQLTKANAPVHIDVGGHMYTSSLATLTKYPESRIGRLFSGTEPIVLDSLKQHYFIDRDGDIFRYILSFLRTCKLLLPEDFKDFPQLYEEARFYQLTPMVRELERWQVERESQRAPPCECLVVRVTPDLGERIALSGEKVLIEEIFPETGDVMCNSVNAGWNQDPTHVIRFPLNGYCRLNSVQVLERLFQKGFSIKASCGGGVDSSQFSEYILCRELRHSQSISTTPVRIKQEPLD
- the LOC119023818 gene encoding BTB/POZ domain-containing protein kctd15-like isoform X1, whose amino-acid sequence is MSSVSVSSQEGRSMSRMSLSRSPSSPMTAQGIPSPAQLTKANAPVHIDVGGHMYTSSLATLTKYPESRIGRLFSGTEPIVLDSLKQHYFIDRDGDIFRYILSFLRTCKLLLPEDFKDFPQLYEEARFYQLTPMVRELERWQVERESQRAPPCECLVVRVTPDLGERIALSGEKVLIEEIFPETGDVMCNSVNAGWNQDPTHVIRFPLNGYCRLNSVQVLERLFQKGFSIKASCGGGVDSSQFSEYILCRELRHSQSISTTPVRIKQEPLD